A portion of the Daphnia magna isolate NIES linkage group LG4, ASM2063170v1.1, whole genome shotgun sequence genome contains these proteins:
- the LOC116922188 gene encoding dentin sialophosphoprotein isoform X1: protein MCIKLSIMVLLLSIAYSVMGASVAVNVTDAEMSDNNSTLLNSTMTANASDNILKARQIDLLQLNVSDSSLNSTGNSTHLNASSLMDERESGDEGIVLDSNTSSETSNSSDVELSPELNSPVAHTLKVDNITTRDVAADGTHSDSNSTNNGTANPWSALPLFRNLNSTLHNSSLRNSSDSSNSSQTTRDIESPENLVESRADEDLFDDGNSSNGTEKADHPLDDSSDDVLEDEGEDDETGSTKKPCTTVSCFISRGCSDTSCSQEDN from the exons ATGTGTATCAA ACTGTCTATCATGGTGCTCCTGCTGAGTATCGCTTACAGTGTTATGGGTGCAAGCGTCGCCGTTAACGTTACCGACGCCGAGATGTCTGATAATAACAGTACTCTCTTGAATTCAACGATGACAGCAAATGCAAGTGATAACATTCTCAAGGCCCGTCAGATCGACTTGTTG CAGTTGAATGTCTCCGATTCTTCTCTGAATTCCACTGGTAATTCGACACACTTGAATGCATCATCGTTGATGGACGAACGCGAATCTGGGGATGAGGGAATAGTTCTTGATTCAAACACTTCTTCCGAAACCAGCAATTCATCGGATGTGGAGTTGTCCCCAGAACTCAACTCCCCAGTTGCCCATACTTTGAAGGTAGATAACATTACCACCCGGGACGTTGCAGCTGATGGGACACACAGCGACTCTAACTCTACTAACAATGGAACCGCCAATCCTTGGTCCGCTCTACCATTGTTCCGCAACTTGAACTCGACTTTGCATAACTCTTCCCTCCGCAACTCTTCCGATTCATCAAATTCGTCTCAGACTACCCGTGACATTGAGTCTCCTGAAAACTTAGTCGAATCTAGAGCTGACGAGGATTTGTTTGATGACGGGAATTCCAGCAATGGTACCGAGAAAGCTGACCACCCTTTGGATGACTCCAGTGACGATGTTTTGGAAGATGAGGGTGAAGACGATGAAACAGGGTCGACCAAGAAGCCTTGCACAACCGTTTCATGCTTTATTAGCCGTGGTTGTAGCGATACATCTTGTTCTCAGGAAGACAACTGA
- the LOC116922188 gene encoding dentin sialophosphoprotein isoform X2 → MCIKLSIMVLLLSIAYSVMGASVAVNVTDAEMSDNNSTLLNSTMTANASDNILKARQIDLLLNVSDSSLNSTGNSTHLNASSLMDERESGDEGIVLDSNTSSETSNSSDVELSPELNSPVAHTLKVDNITTRDVAADGTHSDSNSTNNGTANPWSALPLFRNLNSTLHNSSLRNSSDSSNSSQTTRDIESPENLVESRADEDLFDDGNSSNGTEKADHPLDDSSDDVLEDEGEDDETGSTKKPCTTVSCFISRGCSDTSCSQEDN, encoded by the exons ATGTGTATCAA ACTGTCTATCATGGTGCTCCTGCTGAGTATCGCTTACAGTGTTATGGGTGCAAGCGTCGCCGTTAACGTTACCGACGCCGAGATGTCTGATAATAACAGTACTCTCTTGAATTCAACGATGACAGCAAATGCAAGTGATAACATTCTCAAGGCCCGTCAGATCGACTTGTTG TTGAATGTCTCCGATTCTTCTCTGAATTCCACTGGTAATTCGACACACTTGAATGCATCATCGTTGATGGACGAACGCGAATCTGGGGATGAGGGAATAGTTCTTGATTCAAACACTTCTTCCGAAACCAGCAATTCATCGGATGTGGAGTTGTCCCCAGAACTCAACTCCCCAGTTGCCCATACTTTGAAGGTAGATAACATTACCACCCGGGACGTTGCAGCTGATGGGACACACAGCGACTCTAACTCTACTAACAATGGAACCGCCAATCCTTGGTCCGCTCTACCATTGTTCCGCAACTTGAACTCGACTTTGCATAACTCTTCCCTCCGCAACTCTTCCGATTCATCAAATTCGTCTCAGACTACCCGTGACATTGAGTCTCCTGAAAACTTAGTCGAATCTAGAGCTGACGAGGATTTGTTTGATGACGGGAATTCCAGCAATGGTACCGAGAAAGCTGACCACCCTTTGGATGACTCCAGTGACGATGTTTTGGAAGATGAGGGTGAAGACGATGAAACAGGGTCGACCAAGAAGCCTTGCACAACCGTTTCATGCTTTATTAGCCGTGGTTGTAGCGATACATCTTGTTCTCAGGAAGACAACTGA
- the LOC116922173 gene encoding 2-(3-amino-3-carboxypropyl)histidine synthase subunit 2: protein MLSPVSCKGTLEEIYDISRIILWIKELDVKKIALQFPDELLNDAPDVALKIELSSNIEVHILGDTTYGSCCADVHAATYIGAEALVHFGPACLTQHEKFPVLYIFEKISVESKPFLDELTATLSEQDNLIIASDLRYYHSAETIVAELQALKRTVLYLEPNLFSLHQPSPDHLTVSGRTCQKLLPHDTPIENFIVIYIGEEGLTLTNLMFTLNQCTFYTYNPNGCSLKKECVNVNQQLRRRYFLTEKAKDAQLVGILVATLGVADHLKIIEHIKFLAKNSGKKCYTFVVGKLNPNKLANFPEIDVFVAVACPENSLLNNEEFYRPVITPYEFEIAVNSSRPWTGDYITDFRQILPDAAGYVPLTALSQEQEADVSLVSGQMRHVALEGLDDDSSASFDQISHRNPNSSLLPVGSDFLKRRGWSGLEPHVGETPVRTAHSGRRGLAAGYSGEGENETK from the exons ATGTTATCACCCGTTAGCTGTAAAG GTACTCTGGAAGAAATCTATGATATTAGTAGAATAATTTTATGGATTAAAGAATtggatgtaaaaaaaattgctttacAATTCCCCGATGAACTGCTAAATGATGCTCCCGATGTCGCACTTAAAATAGAATTGTCCTCCAACATTGAAGTTCATATTCTAGGTGATACTACATATGGAAG TTGTTGTGCTGATGTTCATGCTGCTACATATATTGGTGCAGAG gCTTTGGTACATTTTGGCCCAGCTTGTTTAACTCAGCATGAAAAATTTCCTGTGCTTtatatatttgaaaaaatcagTGTTGAATCAAAACCATTTTTAGATGAGTTGACTGCAACTCTTTCAGAACAGGATAATTTAATAATAGCTTCTGATCTGAGATATTATCATTCTGCAG AAACAATAGTGGCTGAACTGCAGGCACTAAAGCGAACTGTGTTGTATCTTGAACCCAATCTGTTTTCATTGCATCAACCATCACCAGATCATTTAACAGTGTCAGGGCGTACTTGCCAAAAGCTGTTGCCACACGACACTCCGATCGAGAATTTCATCGTGATATACATTGGCGAAGAGGGATTAACATTGACTAATCTAATGTTCACCCTAAACCAATGTACTTTTTACACCTATAACCCGAACGGATGCTCcttgaaaaaagaatgtgTTAATGTCAATCAGCAACTGCGGAGACGTTACTTCTTAACAGAGAAAGCTAAAGACGCTCAATTAGTTGGTATTCTTGTAGCTACATTGGGTGTCGCTGATCATCTGAAAATAATTGAACACATCAAATTTCTCGCCAAAAACTCTGGCAAAAA GTGTTATACTTTTGTTGTAGGAAAGCTGAATCCAAATAAGCTGGCCAACTTTCCAGAAATCGATGTTTTTGTAGCAGTTGCGTGTCCAGAGAATTCATTGCTAAACAACGAAGAATTCTATCGACCAGTTATTACACCGTATGAGTTTGAG ATTGCCGTGAACAGTTCGCGCCCTTGGACAGGCGATTACATAACTGATTTTAGGCAAATTCTGCCAG ACGCGGCTGGGTACGTCCCGCTCACAGCTTTAAGCCAAGAACAAGAGGCAGATGTTTCCCTTGTTTCAGGACAAATGCGCCACGTAGCGTTGGAAGGCCTTGATGACGATTCCAGTGCAAGCTTTGATCAGATTTCACATAGAAATCCGAATTCAAGCCTACTTCCTGTGGGTAGTGACTTTCTTAAGCGACGCGGTTGGAGTGGGCTTGAACCTCACGTTGGTGAAACCCCTGTCAGGACTGCGCATTCAGGAAGAAGAGGATTGGCAGCTGGTTACAGTGGGGAAGGCGAAAACGAAAccaaataa
- the LOC116922170 gene encoding forkhead box protein N3 isoform X1, translating into MEMSNRFVGRSQRIYLQTPENGTLLLGLQDLTDNNNHPDVCIVQGHEVYILADGDGLTSSCDERNDLCPPVNQLEVRVIEGDSDHKSSAQDEELTSLSWLQNTNLLQSINLKAAAEQKKIIMEKKPVAKPVEQAPPTESDETESSWDGSNLSYPDATPPQPSPSQISLHSNNGDESSSKPPHSFSTLIFLAIESSASKALPVRDIYSWITQHFPYYRSAPVGWKNSVRHNLSLNKCFYKVECGLQNLSKGSFWMVDPQHRPQLIQSLCKVSYIKAELIQDLMKETAPPVSLVATLPTKTKDLPVPQESTVKQTYKTISPPSSSSIRLNANLPDPKLFPFLSRRLAFNTVEDPDVEVSAAKAMLTLGQSHMMNNNRNELDCGVTNESSSCQSSPSDDHTYSFSPRPLVKPLPRKLHSIVGPLKRERAMEQKLAEHVPDMVRELEISSSEPISYDSSQSPRPIKLKRASATNKSNGLGRGRARGRGKSRGRGRAKCR; encoded by the exons ATGGAAATGAGCAATCGTTTTGTAGGACGGTCTCAGAGAATTTACTTACAGACACCGGAAAATGGCACACTTCTTTTGGGCCTACAG gactTAACTGATAACAACAACCATCCAGATGTGTGCATTGTACAGGGCCATGAGGTTTATATTTTGGCTGATGGAGATGGCCTTACTTCTAGCTGTGATGAAAGGAATGATTTGTGCCCCCCAGTTAATCAACTTGAGGTTCGAGTTATTGAAGGTGATAGTGACCACAAGAGTTCTGCACAGGATGAAGAATTGACCTCACTGTCTTGGCTTCAGAACACCAACCTTCTTCAGA GCATCAACTTAAAAGCTGCAGCAGAGCAGAAGAAAATAATCATGGAAAAAAAGCCTGTTGCCAAGCCAGTTGAACAAGCACCTCCAACAGAAAGTGATGAGACAGAAAGCAGTTGGGATGGTAGTAATCTCAGCTATCCAGATGCAACCCCACCTCAACCATCACCGAGCCAAATATCGCTTCATTCGAATAACGGCGACGAATCGTCGAGCAAGCCACCCCATTCTTTCTCTACATTAATATTTTTGGCCATCGAATCATCAGCATCGAAAGCTCTACCTGTTCGTGATATCTATTCTTGGATAACTCAGCATTTTCCTTATTACCGAAGTGCGCCCGTTGGATGGAAAAATTCCGTACGACACAACTTATCGCTCAATAAATGTTTCTATAAAGTGGAATGTGGTTTG CAGAACCTAAGCAAAGGATCTTTTTGGATGGTGGATCCCCAGCATCGCCCTCAACTGATCCAGTCCCTTTGCAAAGTCTCGTACATTAAAGCAGAACTGATTCAAGACTTGATGAAGGAAACTGCTCCACCTGTAAGCTTGGTAGCTACCTTAccaaccaaaacaaaagatcTTCCAGTGCCGCAGGAGAGCACTGTTAAACAAACGTACAAAACTATTTCCCCACCTTCGTCTTCCTCCATTCGTTTAAACGCTAACTTACCCGATCCCAAACTCTTCCCGTTCCTGAGTCGCCGACTAGCGTTTAACACAGTTGAAGATCCTGACGTGGAAGTGAGCGCTGCCAAAGCCATGCTCACATTGGGACAAAGTCATATGATGAATAACAATCGAAACGAATTGGACTGTGGAG TGACAAATGAATCATCGAGTTGTCAATCGTCCCCTTCGGATGACCACACGTACAGTTTTAGCCCTCGGCCATTGGTCAAACCGTTACCACGGAAACTCCATAGTATCGTAGGACCGTTGAAACGGGAACGAGCGATGGAACAGAAGCTGGCCGAACACGTTCCAGATATGGTGCGTGAACTTGAAATCAGCAGTAGTGAACCTATATCATACGATAGTAGTCAAAGTCCCAGGCCCATCAAGCTGAAAAGAGCGTCagcaacaaacaaatcaaatggACTTGGTCGCGGTCGCGCCAGAGGTCGCGGTAAAAGCCGAGGCAGAGGCCGCGCTAAATGTAGATAA
- the LOC116922170 gene encoding forkhead box protein N3 isoform X2, producing MEMSNRFVGRSQRIYLQTPENGTLLLGLQDLTDNNNHPDVCIVQGHEVYILADGDGLTSSCDERNDLCPPVNQLEVRVIEGDSDHKSSAQDEELTSLSWLQNTNLLQSINLKAAAEQKKIIMEKKPVAKPVEQAPPTESDETESSWDGSNLSYPDATPPQPSPSQISLHSNNGDESSSKPPHSFSTLIFLAIESSASKALPVRDIYSWITQHFPYYRSAPVGWKNSVRHNLSLNKCFYKVECGLNLSKGSFWMVDPQHRPQLIQSLCKVSYIKAELIQDLMKETAPPVSLVATLPTKTKDLPVPQESTVKQTYKTISPPSSSSIRLNANLPDPKLFPFLSRRLAFNTVEDPDVEVSAAKAMLTLGQSHMMNNNRNELDCGVTNESSSCQSSPSDDHTYSFSPRPLVKPLPRKLHSIVGPLKRERAMEQKLAEHVPDMVRELEISSSEPISYDSSQSPRPIKLKRASATNKSNGLGRGRARGRGKSRGRGRAKCR from the exons ATGGAAATGAGCAATCGTTTTGTAGGACGGTCTCAGAGAATTTACTTACAGACACCGGAAAATGGCACACTTCTTTTGGGCCTACAG gactTAACTGATAACAACAACCATCCAGATGTGTGCATTGTACAGGGCCATGAGGTTTATATTTTGGCTGATGGAGATGGCCTTACTTCTAGCTGTGATGAAAGGAATGATTTGTGCCCCCCAGTTAATCAACTTGAGGTTCGAGTTATTGAAGGTGATAGTGACCACAAGAGTTCTGCACAGGATGAAGAATTGACCTCACTGTCTTGGCTTCAGAACACCAACCTTCTTCAGA GCATCAACTTAAAAGCTGCAGCAGAGCAGAAGAAAATAATCATGGAAAAAAAGCCTGTTGCCAAGCCAGTTGAACAAGCACCTCCAACAGAAAGTGATGAGACAGAAAGCAGTTGGGATGGTAGTAATCTCAGCTATCCAGATGCAACCCCACCTCAACCATCACCGAGCCAAATATCGCTTCATTCGAATAACGGCGACGAATCGTCGAGCAAGCCACCCCATTCTTTCTCTACATTAATATTTTTGGCCATCGAATCATCAGCATCGAAAGCTCTACCTGTTCGTGATATCTATTCTTGGATAACTCAGCATTTTCCTTATTACCGAAGTGCGCCCGTTGGATGGAAAAATTCCGTACGACACAACTTATCGCTCAATAAATGTTTCTATAAAGTGGAATGTGGTTTG AACCTAAGCAAAGGATCTTTTTGGATGGTGGATCCCCAGCATCGCCCTCAACTGATCCAGTCCCTTTGCAAAGTCTCGTACATTAAAGCAGAACTGATTCAAGACTTGATGAAGGAAACTGCTCCACCTGTAAGCTTGGTAGCTACCTTAccaaccaaaacaaaagatcTTCCAGTGCCGCAGGAGAGCACTGTTAAACAAACGTACAAAACTATTTCCCCACCTTCGTCTTCCTCCATTCGTTTAAACGCTAACTTACCCGATCCCAAACTCTTCCCGTTCCTGAGTCGCCGACTAGCGTTTAACACAGTTGAAGATCCTGACGTGGAAGTGAGCGCTGCCAAAGCCATGCTCACATTGGGACAAAGTCATATGATGAATAACAATCGAAACGAATTGGACTGTGGAG TGACAAATGAATCATCGAGTTGTCAATCGTCCCCTTCGGATGACCACACGTACAGTTTTAGCCCTCGGCCATTGGTCAAACCGTTACCACGGAAACTCCATAGTATCGTAGGACCGTTGAAACGGGAACGAGCGATGGAACAGAAGCTGGCCGAACACGTTCCAGATATGGTGCGTGAACTTGAAATCAGCAGTAGTGAACCTATATCATACGATAGTAGTCAAAGTCCCAGGCCCATCAAGCTGAAAAGAGCGTCagcaacaaacaaatcaaatggACTTGGTCGCGGTCGCGCCAGAGGTCGCGGTAAAAGCCGAGGCAGAGGCCGCGCTAAATGTAGATAA